A single Pararhizobium sp. A13 DNA region contains:
- a CDS encoding SDR family NAD(P)-dependent oxidoreductase encodes MKLTGNTIFITGGGSGIGRGLAEALHKHGNKVIISGRRKQNLQETLDANPGMDAVVLDVNDPQQVKQTADDLIKTYPSLNVVINNAGIMLPDVAEGEIDEGLLVSTVSTNLLAPIRITSAFIDHLKKQPDATVAYVSSVLAFVPLAITAVYSATKAALHSYSMSQRYKLLNSSVEVLEIAPPWVRTDLMNSREEERAMPLEDFIAQTMTALETATTEVLVEVAKPLRNNPGPQEHGFVNQFNDMLVGLEKAA; translated from the coding sequence ATGAAACTCACAGGCAACACGATCTTCATCACTGGTGGTGGGTCCGGCATTGGCCGCGGTCTTGCCGAAGCGCTGCACAAGCACGGCAACAAGGTCATCATCTCTGGCCGCCGGAAGCAGAACCTGCAGGAGACCCTCGATGCCAATCCTGGCATGGACGCGGTCGTTCTCGACGTGAACGATCCGCAGCAGGTGAAGCAGACGGCGGATGACCTGATCAAGACGTATCCGTCGCTGAACGTCGTCATCAACAACGCCGGCATCATGCTTCCGGACGTGGCTGAGGGCGAAATCGACGAAGGGCTGCTGGTATCGACCGTCTCGACGAACTTGCTGGCTCCCATCCGTATCACCTCGGCCTTCATCGACCACCTGAAGAAGCAGCCCGATGCGACGGTTGCCTATGTCTCGTCGGTGCTCGCCTTCGTTCCGCTGGCGATCACTGCGGTCTATTCGGCGACAAAGGCCGCGCTCCATTCGTATTCCATGTCGCAGCGCTACAAGCTGCTCAACTCCTCCGTGGAAGTTCTGGAGATCGCACCGCCGTGGGTCCGTACCGACCTGATGAACAGCCGTGAGGAAGAGCGGGCTATGCCGCTCGAAGACTTCATTGCCCAGACGATGACGGCGCTCGAGACCGCGACGACAGAAGTGCTGGTCGAAGTTGCCAAGCCACTGCGGAACAATCCGGGACCGCAGGAGCATGGGTTTGTGAACCAGTTCAACGATATGCTTGTAGGACTGGAAAAAGCCGCTTAG
- a CDS encoding TetR family transcriptional regulator C-terminal domain-containing protein, translated as MVSKTRQKIVDAALEQFHEFGYNGSSVNDVVERAGVPKGSFYNYFKAKELLALEVLKIYSEGSRFDILANKSMRPLERIRQHFGFMAERYDRLGYARGCLIGNLAAESTDEAPLVRNALAQSLGRWTDTLEGLLKEGQDLGEVASSIDARKTARFLINSWEGAVIRMKIAATREPLDDFFDIAIALLAKQERKDEDAHE; from the coding sequence ATGGTCTCCAAGACCCGGCAGAAGATCGTCGACGCTGCGCTCGAGCAGTTCCACGAGTTCGGCTACAACGGCTCCAGCGTAAACGACGTCGTCGAACGCGCAGGCGTTCCGAAGGGGTCTTTCTACAACTACTTTAAGGCCAAGGAACTCCTCGCACTCGAAGTCTTGAAGATCTACTCCGAGGGATCCCGTTTCGATATCCTGGCGAATAAGTCCATGCGCCCGCTGGAGCGGATTCGTCAGCACTTCGGCTTCATGGCAGAACGCTATGACCGGCTCGGCTACGCCCGCGGATGCCTGATCGGAAACCTCGCCGCGGAATCCACGGACGAAGCCCCGCTTGTGCGCAATGCGCTGGCCCAATCCCTCGGCCGCTGGACCGATACGCTCGAAGGCCTTCTCAAGGAAGGCCAAGACCTTGGCGAGGTCGCCTCCAGCATCGACGCAAGGAAGACGGCACGCTTCCTCATCAACTCCTGGGAAGGTGCGGTGATCCGGATGAAAATCGCCGCCACCCGAGAGCCACTCGACGATTTCTTCGATATTGCAATCGCCTTGCTGGCAAAGCAGGAGCGAAAAGACGAAGACGCGCATGAGTAA
- a CDS encoding SDR family oxidoreductase — translation MHKRFEGKTVVITGASGGIGAAFAARFAAEGAAIVLSAIDTKVEAVAADLAATGAKVAVMRMDVTDSDAVKALYDLAEVRFGRIDISIQNAGVITIARIEDMTEAEWDKVMAVNTKGVFLCCQEAIARMRRHGEGGRLINTASGQARQGFIFTPHYAASKFGVVGLTQSLAKEVAKENITVNAICPGIIETDMWAYNDSAWGKLLGDYKPGELMAEWVKNIPMGRAGTGADVSGLVAFLASDDAAYITGQTINVDGGLIML, via the coding sequence ATGCACAAACGTTTCGAAGGTAAGACTGTTGTGATCACCGGCGCCAGCGGCGGCATCGGCGCAGCCTTTGCCGCGCGCTTCGCGGCTGAGGGTGCGGCTATTGTCCTGAGCGCCATTGACACGAAGGTCGAGGCCGTCGCGGCCGATCTTGCCGCGACCGGCGCCAAGGTTGCCGTGATGCGCATGGACGTCACCGATTCCGACGCCGTCAAGGCGCTCTATGATCTCGCCGAGGTGCGCTTCGGCCGTATCGACATCTCGATTCAGAACGCAGGCGTAATCACTATCGCGAGAATCGAAGACATGACCGAAGCCGAATGGGACAAGGTGATGGCGGTCAACACCAAAGGTGTTTTCCTCTGCTGCCAGGAGGCTATCGCCCGGATGCGCAGGCATGGCGAGGGCGGCCGGCTGATCAACACGGCCTCCGGGCAGGCGCGGCAGGGCTTCATCTTCACACCGCATTATGCCGCCAGCAAATTCGGCGTCGTCGGCCTCACCCAGAGCCTTGCCAAGGAAGTGGCGAAGGAGAACATCACGGTCAATGCCATTTGCCCCGGCATCATCGAGACCGACATGTGGGCCTACAATGACAGCGCCTGGGGCAAGTTATTGGGCGACTACAAGCCGGGCGAACTGATGGCCGAATGGGTGAAGAACATCCCCATGGGTCGGGCCGGCACCGGCGCCGACGTCTCGGGCCTCGTCGCCTTTTTGGCGAGCGATGATGCCGCCTACATCACCGGCCAGACCATCAACGTCGATGGCGGGTTGATCATGTTATGA
- a CDS encoding MFS transporter, which produces MSSSAGSGSFKPIYFLALGTFAIGTEGFMIVPLLPKMSADLSVPIAAVGSLVTIFTLTLAISSPILTTLTGSLNRRKLLIWSMLAFAAANLVAWASRDYWGIMVARILLALAAGLYTPNANALAGAIVSPEKRGRALSIVNGGITLAIALGLPLGSLIGDAFGWRMTFLGVGLLSLIAVAGLVFGLHKGVGDHMKVASFGERVAVAGNPQILVALLVTFIWAAGAYTAWTYIAPYLTSTIGASSNGISAIVSVWGLSAAAGVFGGGALNDRVGANAVMAPALTLLAMAFLTLSASAYFLTPGEAIAPVVVAVIVWGLTAWGFFPSQISRLIGIGGHQLAPIVLSLNASFMYAGFAAGAALGSVVISNGSVVNLGWVAAAVEVVALGLLVATTREASRAQSVQP; this is translated from the coding sequence ATGTCGTCGTCAGCAGGCTCCGGCTCCTTCAAGCCGATCTACTTCCTGGCCCTGGGAACCTTCGCTATCGGGACCGAGGGCTTTATGATCGTCCCACTCTTGCCGAAGATGTCGGCCGACCTCTCGGTGCCGATCGCTGCAGTGGGCTCGCTCGTGACCATCTTCACGCTCACCCTCGCGATCAGCTCGCCGATCCTGACGACCCTGACGGGCAGCCTGAACCGCCGCAAGCTTCTTATCTGGTCGATGCTCGCCTTCGCCGCGGCCAACCTCGTCGCCTGGGCGTCGCGCGACTACTGGGGCATCATGGTGGCCCGCATCCTGCTCGCTCTGGCAGCAGGCCTCTATACGCCGAATGCGAACGCACTGGCAGGTGCGATCGTGTCTCCGGAGAAGCGGGGCAGGGCGCTCTCGATCGTCAACGGCGGCATTACCCTTGCAATCGCTTTGGGCCTTCCCCTGGGCTCACTCATCGGCGACGCCTTTGGCTGGCGCATGACCTTCCTCGGCGTCGGACTGCTGTCCCTCATTGCTGTCGCCGGCCTGGTCTTCGGCCTGCACAAGGGTGTCGGCGACCACATGAAAGTGGCGTCATTTGGGGAACGCGTCGCGGTGGCCGGCAATCCTCAGATTCTGGTGGCACTGCTCGTCACGTTCATCTGGGCTGCGGGCGCTTACACGGCCTGGACCTACATCGCCCCCTATCTGACGTCGACGATCGGGGCCTCGAGCAACGGCATCAGCGCCATTGTCTCCGTCTGGGGTCTGTCTGCGGCGGCAGGCGTCTTCGGCGGCGGCGCGCTCAACGACCGCGTCGGCGCGAACGCGGTCATGGCTCCTGCGCTGACCCTTCTTGCGATGGCGTTCCTGACGCTTTCCGCAAGCGCGTACTTCCTGACGCCGGGCGAGGCGATCGCGCCGGTCGTGGTCGCAGTCATCGTCTGGGGTCTGACGGCCTGGGGCTTTTTCCCGTCGCAGATTTCCCGCCTGATCGGCATCGGCGGCCATCAATTGGCTCCGATCGTTTTATCCCTGAATGCATCGTTCATGTACGCCGGATTTGCGGCAGGCGCTGCACTTGGTTCCGTAGTGATTTCAAATGGTTCGGTGGTAAACCTTGGCTGGGTTGCCGCTGCCGTCGAAGTCGTGGCTCTCGGCCTTCTCGTGGCAACAACCCGCGAAGCCAGCCGCGCGCAGTCCGTTCAACCCTGA
- a CDS encoding alkene reductase yields the protein MSKLYAPIDFGSFALKHRVVQAPMTRLRSELPGDIPGDLMATHYGQRASEGGLQIAEATPVSILGRGYLGAPGIYDDAQIAGWKKVTNAVHAKGGKIFLQIWHVGRQSHVDMTNRQQPVAPSAVPFEQVVFTKDGWVPVSPARALETSEMPGIVEEFRSGAERAKRAGFDGVEVHGANGYLLDQFLQDGSNKRTDAYGGPVENRARLLLDVTEAVVSVWGKNRVGVRLGPSGSWASMSDSNPEATFGYAADQLNKFDLAYLHIIEPRIVGGEAPVEGKPPVAAAQIRKVYNGRIIAAGGFEREGAEQIVDSGTVDMVAFGRHFSANPDLPYRLKHDLPLNKYDRDSFWGGDYRGYTDFARYEKVLEEA from the coding sequence ATGTCCAAACTGTATGCGCCGATCGACTTCGGCTCGTTTGCCCTGAAGCACCGCGTCGTGCAGGCTCCGATGACCCGCCTTAGATCCGAACTGCCCGGTGACATACCCGGCGATCTGATGGCGACACACTACGGCCAGCGCGCTTCCGAAGGTGGTCTTCAGATTGCAGAGGCGACACCTGTGTCTATACTGGGCCGAGGGTATCTCGGCGCTCCGGGCATCTATGACGACGCCCAGATCGCTGGCTGGAAGAAGGTCACCAACGCAGTTCATGCCAAGGGTGGCAAGATCTTCCTGCAGATCTGGCACGTTGGCCGCCAGAGCCATGTCGACATGACCAACAGACAGCAGCCGGTCGCACCGTCGGCCGTTCCTTTCGAGCAGGTCGTCTTCACGAAGGACGGCTGGGTTCCTGTCTCTCCGGCCCGTGCTCTCGAGACCAGCGAGATGCCCGGCATCGTTGAGGAATTCCGCAGCGGTGCTGAGCGCGCTAAGCGCGCCGGCTTCGACGGTGTCGAAGTCCATGGCGCGAACGGCTACCTGCTCGACCAGTTCCTGCAGGACGGATCCAACAAGCGTACCGACGCCTATGGCGGGCCTGTCGAAAACCGTGCCCGTCTCCTGCTTGACGTGACCGAGGCTGTGGTCTCCGTCTGGGGCAAGAACCGTGTCGGCGTCCGTCTAGGTCCCAGCGGTAGCTGGGCATCAATGTCCGATAGCAATCCCGAAGCGACGTTCGGCTACGCCGCCGATCAGCTCAACAAATTCGATCTCGCCTATCTCCATATTATCGAGCCGCGCATCGTCGGCGGTGAAGCTCCGGTCGAAGGCAAGCCTCCAGTCGCAGCGGCACAGATACGCAAGGTCTACAACGGTCGCATCATCGCCGCCGGCGGCTTCGAGCGGGAAGGTGCCGAACAGATCGTCGACAGCGGTACCGTGGATATGGTCGCCTTCGGCCGGCATTTTTCGGCCAACCCGGACCTGCCATATCGGCTGAAGCACGACCTACCTCTCAACAAATACGACCGCGACAGCTTCTGGGGTGGGGACTACCGCGGCTACACCGACTTTGCACGCTACGAAAAGGTCCTGGAAGAAGCCTGA
- a CDS encoding type II toxin-antitoxin system VapB family antitoxin: MRSTINLDDALIDKAKSLTGTKETAALVRQALETLIRVESGRRLIALGGTMPDAEAAPRRRSAAAK; encoded by the coding sequence ATGCGATCAACCATCAATCTCGACGACGCACTTATTGACAAGGCGAAGTCCTTGACCGGCACCAAGGAAACCGCGGCGCTCGTTCGCCAAGCGTTGGAGACGCTCATTCGTGTAGAGTCCGGAAGGCGCCTCATCGCGCTCGGAGGAACCATGCCGGATGCCGAGGCAGCCCCGCGCCGCCGGAGTGCAGCGGCAAAGTGA
- a CDS encoding sugar ABC transporter substrate-binding protein, whose translation MKKLLGSSALALVFMAATANAETINILVEGGGEMLQKAVAEKFTAETGIKVNFTVVPYQGVFDKFSAEIASGSSAFDVVTIDVVWNAKFARHVENLSALFTDAVRADLPPVLLADAKVGDKLIGMPAWANAEIVFYRKDLFDKAEEREAFQVKYGYPLAPPKTWQQWRDIAKFFTRDTDGDGKTDFWGTDTIGTFSEEWMAHVLQAGPPGVILDKDGQVIIDNEAHKKALEFYIAPHCTDHSVPENVNEIGWGEAQNLFYQGKTAMMKFWGHAYKMTPPDSKVSGKVGVAPMLAGDAGIAAIPGPWYNVVPSTSQNKDAAKKFIAFAIANNALGIEAPLGLAATNSAYRSYAGKPGYEHFTPLLETLSAPATQGRPITEKYQEIVDEAVLPAVQQALTCKADVGEVLTEAKETIEDILN comes from the coding sequence ATGAAGAAATTGCTTGGTTCTAGCGCACTCGCGCTTGTTTTCATGGCCGCCACTGCCAATGCCGAAACCATCAATATTTTGGTCGAAGGCGGCGGCGAAATGTTGCAGAAGGCGGTGGCTGAGAAGTTTACTGCCGAAACAGGCATCAAGGTGAACTTCACCGTCGTTCCCTATCAGGGTGTCTTTGACAAGTTCTCGGCCGAAATTGCCTCTGGCTCTTCCGCGTTCGATGTCGTGACGATCGACGTCGTGTGGAATGCGAAATTCGCAAGGCACGTCGAGAATCTCTCGGCTCTTTTCACCGATGCGGTTCGCGCGGATCTGCCGCCTGTCCTGCTTGCCGACGCCAAGGTCGGTGACAAATTGATCGGCATGCCTGCCTGGGCCAACGCCGAGATCGTATTCTATCGCAAGGACCTGTTTGATAAAGCGGAGGAAAGGGAGGCTTTTCAGGTAAAGTATGGCTATCCTCTCGCGCCGCCCAAAACCTGGCAGCAATGGCGCGACATTGCGAAATTCTTCACGCGTGACACTGACGGCGATGGAAAGACTGACTTCTGGGGCACCGACACCATTGGTACGTTTTCAGAGGAATGGATGGCGCATGTGCTGCAGGCGGGTCCGCCCGGCGTGATCCTCGACAAGGATGGGCAGGTCATCATCGATAATGAGGCACACAAGAAGGCGCTCGAGTTCTACATCGCGCCGCACTGCACCGATCACTCTGTCCCGGAAAACGTCAACGAAATCGGATGGGGCGAGGCGCAGAACCTGTTCTATCAAGGCAAGACAGCGATGATGAAATTCTGGGGTCACGCCTACAAGATGACGCCCCCGGACTCCAAGGTCAGCGGCAAAGTTGGCGTCGCGCCGATGCTGGCTGGCGATGCTGGAATCGCAGCCATTCCCGGTCCCTGGTACAACGTCGTTCCGTCGACCTCCCAGAACAAGGACGCCGCGAAAAAGTTCATCGCTTTCGCGATCGCCAACAACGCTTTGGGCATCGAGGCCCCACTCGGTCTCGCCGCGACGAATTCCGCTTATCGCAGCTATGCCGGCAAGCCCGGTTATGAGCATTTCACCCCGCTTCTTGAAACACTGAGTGCTCCTGCGACCCAAGGTCGGCCGATAACCGAGAAATATCAGGAAATAGTCGACGAAGCTGTGCTACCCGCGGTCCAGCAGGCACTCACCTGTAAGGCGGATGTCGGTGAGGTCCTCACGGAAGCCAAGGAAACGATCGAGGACATCCTCAACTAG
- a CDS encoding LysR family transcriptional regulator, translated as MDSFSSLAVFVQAAESRSFTATGKQLGVSASAIGKAISRLEDRLKVRLFNRSTRSVALTAEGALFLDRCKKIFEEVQAAELELARASSAPRGKLKISLPLIDMLLMPTITKFAKAYPEIELELDYSDRLVDVIEEGFDAVVRTGDASDSRLKTKTIGTFSHKIVGSPGYFKQHSIPQVPADLLGHICLHHRFPSTGKYEPWPLNEDGAPIEIELPKPYVASTLQPLIALAEGGLGLCCVPLFTVQRQLENGSLVAVLDRFLRNSRPLRILWPATRHASPKVEAFVNFMAKNLFASNG; from the coding sequence ATGGATAGCTTTAGTTCTCTGGCAGTCTTTGTTCAGGCGGCGGAATCACGCAGCTTCACCGCCACCGGAAAGCAGCTCGGCGTATCGGCTTCAGCGATCGGTAAAGCCATATCGAGGCTCGAGGATCGGCTGAAGGTCCGGCTCTTTAACCGCAGCACCAGAAGTGTTGCGCTGACCGCGGAGGGCGCGCTCTTTCTCGACCGCTGCAAGAAAATCTTCGAAGAAGTGCAAGCTGCCGAACTAGAGCTCGCCCGAGCCTCCTCAGCACCGCGGGGCAAGCTAAAGATCAGTCTGCCACTGATTGACATGCTGCTGATGCCGACGATCACGAAGTTTGCAAAGGCGTATCCTGAAATCGAGCTCGAACTCGATTATAGCGACCGGCTTGTCGACGTCATCGAAGAGGGATTCGATGCCGTCGTCCGGACTGGCGATGCGAGTGATTCACGGCTGAAGACGAAGACCATCGGCACCTTCTCGCACAAGATCGTGGGCTCCCCCGGATACTTCAAGCAGCATTCCATCCCCCAGGTGCCAGCCGATCTGCTCGGGCATATCTGTCTGCATCACCGCTTTCCATCGACCGGAAAGTACGAACCGTGGCCGCTCAATGAAGACGGCGCTCCCATCGAGATCGAACTGCCGAAGCCTTACGTCGCTAGCACGTTGCAACCGCTTATCGCCCTTGCCGAAGGAGGACTTGGGCTGTGCTGCGTTCCACTGTTCACCGTACAGCGACAGCTTGAGAACGGAAGCCTGGTCGCCGTTCTGGATCGCTTTCTGCGAAACAGTCGGCCGCTACGTATCCTGTGGCCCGCGACACGGCACGCCTCCCCGAAAGTGGAGGCATTCGTGAATTTCATGGCGAAGAATCTGTTCGCATCGAACGGCTGA
- a CDS encoding type II toxin-antitoxin system RelE/ParE family toxin produces the protein MVIFGRRAKLACGDVEAAVDYYSREAGTEVALGFIDTLQAAYDLIASHRESGSLRYAHELGLPELRSISLKRYPHLVFYREQTDYIDVWRVLHAKQDIPQWMQEPDNH, from the coding sequence ATGGTCATCTTCGGCAGGCGCGCGAAGCTGGCTTGCGGCGATGTCGAGGCCGCCGTGGATTACTATTCACGCGAAGCTGGAACCGAGGTCGCTCTGGGCTTTATCGACACTCTTCAAGCAGCTTATGATCTGATCGCAAGCCATCGGGAGTCTGGATCGTTGCGGTATGCACACGAGTTGGGCTTACCTGAACTTCGGAGCATTTCGCTGAAGCGATATCCCCATCTCGTCTTTTATCGTGAGCAGACAGATTATATCGACGTATGGCGCGTGCTTCATGCCAAACAGGACATTCCGCAGTGGATGCAGGAACCGGATAATCATTGA
- a CDS encoding LacI family DNA-binding transcriptional regulator: MVSIVSVAKVAGVSNKTVSRVINGEPYVTEETRERVEKAIRDLGYVPNMAARLIRSSRSNTFGIITDYVSTTPYSVDIVRGVQDWANANGKTILMANTGGASEREAEIWKMFQSHRIDGVLYVTMFHRIVDPETGDVSIPTVMINCRPQTNELLPSIEPDDYQGAQDLTRYLLDRGHRKIGYIRLNPILLGAQLRLDAFRKTAGDFGLAESDLSIRLGMEGPVGAEKNYVFAVATEMLLQKDRPTAIMSGNDEMTIQIYIAAMALGLRIPEDVSIVGFDDFRTVSLALKPELTTAALPYYDLGLEGAELLNSVVAGSKARPSRRVVPCKLVERTSVCSL, encoded by the coding sequence ATGGTGAGCATAGTCAGCGTCGCGAAAGTGGCGGGGGTTTCGAACAAAACTGTCTCTAGGGTGATTAATGGCGAACCTTATGTGACCGAGGAGACAAGGGAGAGGGTAGAAAAGGCCATTCGAGACCTCGGATACGTGCCGAACATGGCCGCGCGCCTCATCCGCTCAAGTCGCTCCAACACATTTGGCATCATCACCGATTATGTGTCGACCACGCCCTACTCGGTGGATATCGTTCGCGGAGTCCAGGATTGGGCAAATGCGAACGGAAAGACCATCCTGATGGCAAACACCGGCGGCGCGTCCGAGCGGGAGGCGGAAATTTGGAAGATGTTCCAATCCCATCGCATCGACGGTGTTCTCTATGTAACGATGTTTCATCGCATCGTCGACCCCGAAACCGGCGATGTCAGCATCCCCACGGTGATGATCAACTGCAGGCCTCAGACGAACGAACTGTTACCGTCGATCGAGCCTGATGATTACCAGGGCGCGCAAGATCTTACCCGCTATCTGCTTGACAGGGGGCATCGAAAGATCGGCTACATCCGGCTCAATCCCATCTTGTTGGGTGCGCAACTGCGCCTCGATGCCTTCCGTAAAACCGCTGGAGACTTTGGCCTTGCAGAGAGCGACCTGAGTATCCGTCTGGGCATGGAAGGACCGGTTGGAGCGGAGAAGAACTACGTTTTCGCCGTTGCGACAGAGATGCTACTACAAAAGGATCGACCGACTGCAATCATGAGCGGCAATGACGAAATGACGATCCAAATCTACATCGCGGCAATGGCATTGGGTCTCCGCATCCCCGAGGATGTCAGTATTGTCGGCTTTGACGATTTTCGGACGGTTTCCCTGGCGCTGAAGCCGGAACTGACCACTGCGGCCTTGCCTTATTACGATTTAGGTTTGGAAGGGGCGGAATTGTTGAATAGCGTGGTGGCGGGAAGCAAGGCTCGTCCGAGCAGGCGCGTTGTGCCCTGTAAACTGGTCGAGCGAACATCAGTGTGCTCCTTATAA
- a CDS encoding TetR/AcrR family transcriptional regulator — protein sequence MSSANALFRERGPDAVGVAELMKKAGFTQGGFYNHFASKDALVNAVVSMAMDAGLTELQKQLGSAGDRSSVTGQIEFYLSPEHRNDIEQGCPISGLAHDVRRMGEEAQARFAKGLRSALEEVRKHLGEGADKETAAALYSQLVGGLVLARATAASDPELSNALMSAARNAASRRITEG from the coding sequence TTGAGCTCTGCGAACGCATTGTTTCGTGAAAGGGGCCCAGACGCTGTCGGCGTGGCCGAGTTGATGAAGAAAGCCGGGTTCACACAGGGAGGGTTCTATAACCATTTCGCCTCCAAGGATGCCCTCGTGAACGCCGTCGTCTCTATGGCAATGGATGCTGGTCTGACGGAGCTGCAAAAGCAGCTCGGCTCTGCCGGCGATCGCTCGTCAGTGACGGGGCAGATAGAGTTCTATCTGTCGCCGGAACACCGGAACGACATCGAGCAAGGGTGCCCGATCAGTGGGCTGGCACACGACGTGCGAAGGATGGGCGAGGAGGCCCAGGCGAGGTTTGCGAAAGGTTTGAGGTCGGCTCTCGAAGAAGTTCGAAAACATCTTGGCGAGGGTGCGGACAAGGAAACCGCGGCGGCGCTCTACAGTCAGCTTGTGGGTGGACTGGTTCTAGCGCGCGCGACGGCGGCGAGCGATCCGGAGCTTTCGAACGCTCTGATGTCTGCCGCTCGGAATGCCGCCTCCCGTCGGATCACGGAAGGCTAG
- a CDS encoding MATE family efflux transporter — protein MIQRYGRCAIEGLLPRTVRRDGSLSALLALDGWRAQPATVMKIARMGIPIAFTYGSEAAITSIASIFMGTFGPVALAASNVVNQLAYIVYQLSIGLSHGSSVLVSRAIGKGELGEVGRRSLVISFSAMTAVGFIYGLLPGVVLRPFLGAGADPTIVATAATLLWFAIANQFLKGSQNICIGVLRGLGNTKASLINTLIGYWLIGIPAMAACGYGLGWASNGIWFGPCLGFGVTAVLLWWRFTEELHSLMEPPEADEMSPVTD, from the coding sequence GTGATCCAGCGCTATGGGCGCTGTGCCATCGAGGGCCTGCTGCCGAGGACCGTGCGTCGCGATGGCTCTTTGAGTGCTCTCCTTGCGCTCGACGGCTGGCGCGCGCAGCCTGCCACCGTGATGAAGATCGCCAGGATGGGGATTCCGATCGCCTTCACCTACGGATCCGAGGCCGCAATCACCTCCATCGCGTCGATCTTCATGGGAACGTTCGGTCCGGTCGCGCTGGCCGCGTCCAACGTCGTCAATCAGCTTGCCTATATCGTCTACCAGCTCAGTATCGGGCTTTCTCACGGTTCGTCGGTCCTGGTCAGCCGCGCGATCGGCAAGGGTGAACTAGGTGAGGTCGGGAGACGTAGTCTGGTGATCAGCTTTTCAGCCATGACCGCTGTCGGCTTCATATACGGCCTCCTCCCAGGCGTCGTGCTGCGTCCGTTCCTCGGCGCGGGAGCCGATCCCACAATTGTTGCCACGGCGGCCACGCTCCTCTGGTTTGCGATTGCCAATCAGTTCCTGAAGGGGTCACAAAATATTTGCATCGGAGTGCTGCGCGGCCTCGGGAACACAAAGGCAAGTCTGATCAATACACTCATCGGCTATTGGCTGATCGGTATCCCGGCGATGGCCGCTTGCGGATATGGGCTGGGCTGGGCGAGCAACGGAATCTGGTTCGGCCCCTGCCTGGGATTCGGGGTGACAGCCGTCCTGTTGTGGTGGCGCTTCACCGAGGAATTGCATAGCCTCATGGAACCGCCGGAGGCCGACGAGATGTCGCCCGTGACGGATTAG
- a CDS encoding type II toxin-antitoxin system VapC family toxin: MILADTSIWIDHFRHVDAELRRIIEDDRLLCHPSVIGELALGSLRDRGSVMAFLAAQRGAIVATHDEVMTMIDRHGIFSIGIGYTDAHLLASVLLDQRAALWTRDKRLRAAAEKAGASLHIPVNAPH, translated from the coding sequence GTGATATTAGCAGACACCTCGATCTGGATTGATCATTTCCGACATGTCGATGCAGAGCTACGCAGGATTATTGAAGACGATCGACTACTTTGCCACCCGAGCGTGATCGGCGAGCTGGCTCTTGGCAGCCTGCGGGATCGCGGCAGCGTGATGGCTTTCCTGGCGGCTCAGCGCGGAGCGATCGTCGCCACGCACGACGAAGTCATGACAATGATCGACCGACATGGCATTTTCAGCATAGGCATTGGCTACACGGATGCCCATTTGCTGGCGTCCGTTCTCCTTGACCAGAGAGCGGCCTTATGGACCAGAGACAAGCGCCTGCGGGCAGCGGCCGAAAAGGCGGGCGCTTCACTGCACATACCGGTCAACGCGCCCCACTAA
- a CDS encoding nuclear transport factor 2 family protein → MTKQENNKALVLKAFDTLFNKRDYDTAWEFWSPNYIQHSAHIKPGREGLFELIKTIPDTLNWEHHLILAEGDYVIVHGRFSGNGRPAAWVAADVVRIENGRLAEHWDVLQDEATRAESQSGLPMFGDKFPEELATA, encoded by the coding sequence ATGACGAAGCAGGAAAACAACAAGGCCCTCGTGCTGAAGGCGTTCGACACGCTGTTCAATAAGCGCGACTACGACACCGCATGGGAATTCTGGTCGCCGAACTACATTCAGCACAGCGCTCACATCAAACCGGGCCGCGAGGGCCTGTTTGAACTGATCAAAACCATCCCGGACACTTTGAATTGGGAGCACCACCTCATCCTCGCGGAAGGCGATTATGTCATCGTCCATGGCCGCTTCTCCGGTAATGGCCGGCCGGCCGCGTGGGTGGCCGCCGACGTCGTCCGCATCGAGAACGGAAGGCTCGCCGAGCACTGGGACGTCCTCCAGGACGAAGCGACACGCGCAGAGTCCCAGAGCGGCTTGCCGATGTTCGGCGATAAATTCCCAGAAGAGCTTGCGACAGCCTAA